A window of Phenylobacterium sp. NIBR 498073 genomic DNA:
AACGGGGCCGGTTGGCTGACCGCCGGGCTCTCGCGCACGGTGATGGTCAGGTTGCCCTGGGCGATGGCGACCGTGGAGACGCGGACGTTCTCGCCCATCACGATCACGCCGGCGACCTCGTCGATCACCACCTTGGCCGGGCTGTCGGTCTCGACGCTCAGGTTCTCGACTTGCGACATGAACGAGACCATGTCCTGGCCGCCCGGCGAGCGGATCGTGACGATGGTCGGGTTGTCGGCGCGCGCGGCGCCGGGGAAGCGGGTGTTGACCGCATCGGCGATCTTGCGGGCGGTCGAGAAGTCGGGATTGCGCAGGGTCATGCGCAACTCGCCCATGCTCGCCATCTGGAAGCCGATCTCGCGCTCGACGATGGCCCCGCCGGCGATCCGGCCGGCCGTCGGAACGCCCTTGGACACTGACGAGCCCGAGGCGCCGCCGGCCGAGATCGAGCCGGTCTGCACCGTGCCCTGGCTGACCGCGTAGGCCTGGCCGTCGGCGCCCAGCAGCGGGGTGACCAGCAGCGTGCCGCCCTGCAGGCTCTTGGCGTCGCCCATGGCCGACACGGTCGCGTCGATCGGCGCGCCGGCGGCGACGAAGGCGGGGAGGCGGGCCGTCACCATCACGGCGGCGACGTTCTTGGTGTTGAGGTTGGTGTCGCGGGTGTTGACCCCCAGCCGCTCGAGCATGGCCTCCAGGCTCTGGCGGGTGAACGGGGCGTTGCGCAGGCTGTCGCCGGTGCCGTTCAGGCCGACCACCAGGCCGTAGCCGACCAGCATGTTGTCGCGCACGCCCTCGAACTCGACGATGTCCTTGATCCGCGACTTCGCGAAGGCCGGCCCCGAAACCAGGGCGGCGGCGACGAAAGCGGCGCTGAAGAGGCGGAAAGTTCGACGCATGGGACCTCGACGCAATACGGACGGCAAAGAGCTTGCTGGTCCCTTGCGACGGGCGTGCCAGTTCAAAAAGTGAGCAAAATCAATGGTGAAGGTTTGCGCGGCGCCGCATCGGAGGCGCCTGGCGGCAGAAATTGCCCGGCATTAACCATACCATAAGCTTGCCCCGAGAGATTTGGGACGAAGCATGGTAGAGGGCCTTTCATGAAGGT
This region includes:
- a CDS encoding flagellar basal body P-ring protein FlgI, whose protein sequence is MRRTFRLFSAAFVAAALVSGPAFAKSRIKDIVEFEGVRDNMLVGYGLVVGLNGTGDSLRNAPFTRQSLEAMLERLGVNTRDTNLNTKNVAAVMVTARLPAFVAAGAPIDATVSAMGDAKSLQGGTLLVTPLLGADGQAYAVSQGTVQTGSISAGGASGSSVSKGVPTAGRIAGGAIVEREIGFQMASMGELRMTLRNPDFSTARKIADAVNTRFPGAARADNPTIVTIRSPGGQDMVSFMSQVENLSVETDSPAKVVIDEVAGVIVMGENVRVSTVAIAQGNLTITVRESPAVSQPAPFSRGQTAVVPQSDVQVDEEKGKKFITLRDGASLASLVAGLNALGVTPRDMISILQTIKAAGALQADIEVM